Proteins encoded by one window of Phenylobacterium soli:
- a CDS encoding peptidoglycan D,D-transpeptidase FtsI family protein: MSLGQQTFGGSPLYRWFLRRMWGLEHAFERTRASGRAEDDTRIRIFVVLALFSLGFIVLAFGATRAALFSDAGKGDAAAAAAGSARADLVDRNGQLLAVDLLHYGLYVDPREIWDVPEVRRALAANLTDLPAERIERALRANRRTFLVGGLTPDVRAKINDLGLPGVSFEPESKRVYPLGSTAAHLVGFADSGGEGLSGAELAFNEDIRSGAASGGAVPLAIDLRVQAALEDELNKAAMVYQPKGAVGIVTNVHTGEILGLASWPTFDPNNPGGSSPDARLNRAASSVFEMGSVFKAFTMAIGLDAGVATPQTTFDARTPFQIGYRTIHDYHATHAVLTMVEVFQHSSNIGTAKLAVAIGAERLERYFNALGLTKPAKVELVESARPLTPKKWDEDAIASTSFGHGINVSPLALARAYGALLNGGYLLPLTIKKLEPGTKVAGPRVLSEKTSLEVLQLMRANVTGGSGKSANVPGLNVGGKTGTGDKYDPEIRTYSHTKQVSSFAAAFPTDGPPSAPRYFVLILMDEPHADKTGADPTGGIVAAPAVGKIAERIAPFLGVKRRPELIPFEPAAPTAEDAGEER; the protein is encoded by the coding sequence ATGAGCCTTGGCCAGCAGACCTTCGGCGGCTCCCCCCTCTACCGCTGGTTCCTGCGGCGGATGTGGGGGCTTGAGCACGCCTTCGAGCGCACCCGCGCCTCCGGCCGCGCCGAGGACGACACCCGCATCCGCATCTTCGTGGTCCTGGCGCTGTTCTCGCTGGGCTTCATCGTGCTCGCCTTCGGGGCGACGCGGGCGGCGCTGTTCTCCGACGCCGGCAAGGGCGACGCGGCCGCCGCGGCCGCCGGCTCGGCGCGCGCCGACCTCGTCGACCGCAACGGGCAGCTCCTGGCGGTCGACCTGCTGCACTACGGCCTCTACGTCGATCCCCGCGAAATCTGGGATGTCCCCGAGGTGCGCCGCGCGCTCGCCGCCAACCTCACCGACCTGCCCGCCGAGCGGATCGAGCGGGCCCTGCGCGCCAACCGCCGGACTTTCCTGGTCGGCGGCCTGACCCCCGACGTCCGCGCCAAGATCAACGACCTCGGCCTGCCGGGCGTCTCCTTCGAGCCGGAGTCCAAGCGCGTCTATCCGCTGGGCTCCACGGCCGCCCACCTGGTCGGGTTCGCCGACAGCGGCGGCGAGGGCCTCTCGGGCGCCGAGCTCGCCTTCAACGAGGACATTCGCAGCGGCGCGGCCTCCGGCGGCGCCGTGCCGCTGGCCATCGACCTGCGCGTCCAGGCCGCGCTCGAGGACGAGCTCAACAAGGCGGCCATGGTCTACCAGCCCAAGGGCGCGGTCGGCATCGTCACCAATGTCCACACCGGCGAGATCCTGGGCTTGGCCTCCTGGCCGACCTTCGATCCGAACAATCCGGGCGGCTCCAGCCCGGACGCGCGGCTCAACCGCGCCGCCTCCTCGGTCTTCGAGATGGGCTCGGTGTTCAAGGCCTTCACCATGGCCATCGGTCTCGACGCCGGCGTGGCCACGCCCCAGACCACCTTCGACGCCCGCACGCCCTTCCAGATCGGCTACCGGACGATCCACGACTACCACGCGACCCACGCCGTCCTGACCATGGTCGAGGTGTTCCAGCACTCCTCCAACATCGGCACGGCCAAGCTCGCCGTGGCGATCGGCGCCGAACGCCTGGAGCGCTACTTCAACGCCCTCGGCCTCACCAAGCCGGCCAAGGTGGAGCTGGTCGAGAGCGCCCGCCCGCTGACGCCGAAGAAGTGGGACGAGGACGCCATCGCCTCGACCTCCTTCGGCCACGGCATCAACGTCTCGCCGCTCGCCCTGGCGCGCGCCTACGGCGCCCTGCTCAACGGCGGCTATCTCCTGCCGCTGACGATCAAGAAGCTGGAACCGGGGACCAAGGTCGCCGGTCCCAGAGTCCTGTCGGAAAAGACCAGCCTGGAGGTCCTCCAGCTGATGCGCGCCAACGTCACCGGCGGCTCGGGCAAGTCGGCCAACGTCCCCGGCCTCAACGTCGGCGGCAAGACCGGCACGGGCGACAAGTACGACCCCGAGATCCGCACCTATTCGCACACGAAGCAGGTGTCGTCCTTCGCCGCCGCCTTCCCGACCGACGGCCCGCCGAGCGCGCCGCGCTATTTCGTGCTGATCCTCATGGACGAGCCGCACGCCGACAAGACCGGCGCTGACCCCACCGGCGGCATCGTCGCGGCGCCCGCCGTCGGCAAGATCGCCGAGCGCATCGCCCCGTTCCTGGGGGTCAAGCGCCGGCCCGAGCTGATCCCGTTCGAGCCCGCCGCCCCCACCGCCGAAGACGCCGGGGAGGAGCGATGA
- the ftsL gene encoding cell division protein FtsL has translation MSLMARRVRGFRLVDIVALGVLVLLILGVYLAKTIAGRERAEIASAERQIAAEKTRIRLLQAEVTHLEQPARIEHLSETYLGMAPVSIKHEATADLLPEIALHPEPAPKVAALPEPGAAAQAQAGIAR, from the coding sequence ATGAGCCTGATGGCGCGCAGGGTCCGGGGGTTCCGGCTGGTGGACATCGTGGCGCTCGGCGTTCTGGTGCTGCTGATCCTGGGCGTCTACCTGGCCAAGACCATCGCCGGCCGCGAGCGCGCTGAGATCGCCTCGGCCGAGCGCCAGATCGCTGCCGAGAAGACCCGCATCCGCCTGCTGCAGGCCGAGGTCACCCACCTCGAGCAGCCGGCCCGCATCGAGCATCTCTCCGAGACCTACCTCGGCATGGCGCCGGTCTCGATCAAACACGAGGCCACCGCCGACCTGCTGCCCGAGATCGCCCTGCATCCCGAGCCCGCGCCCAAGGTCGCGGCCCTGCCGGAGCCCGGCGCGGCCGCGCAAGCTCAAGCCGGGATCGCCCGATGA
- the rsmH gene encoding 16S rRNA (cytosine(1402)-N(4))-methyltransferase RsmH: MSGAPHTPVLLTEVLDALQPAPGQTIVDGTFGAGGYARGILATGAKVVAFDRDPTARRFAEGLDPDRFRFVGARFSEMAEVLGEASVDGVALDLGVSSMQLDEAERGFSFMRDGPLDMRMGDAGQTAADLVNTADPAELARIFFVYGEERQSRRIAAAIARRRAEQPFTRTLELAEFIEKALGGRRGAKVHPATRAFQGLRIAVNEELSELEAGLVAAERALKPQGRLCVVTFHSLEDRIVKTFLAVRAGRTPSGSRHAPPREIQAEPSFQLLFNGAQAPSEAEVAANPRARSAKLRAAVRTSAPVWREAA; the protein is encoded by the coding sequence GTGAGCGGGGCGCCCCACACCCCCGTCCTGCTCACCGAGGTCCTCGACGCCCTGCAGCCTGCCCCGGGCCAGACCATCGTCGACGGCACCTTCGGCGCGGGCGGCTACGCCCGCGGCATCCTGGCGACCGGCGCCAAGGTCGTCGCCTTCGATCGCGATCCGACCGCCCGCCGCTTCGCCGAGGGCCTCGATCCCGACCGCTTCCGCTTCGTCGGCGCCCGCTTCTCCGAGATGGCGGAGGTGCTCGGCGAGGCGTCGGTGGACGGCGTCGCGCTCGACCTCGGCGTCTCCTCCATGCAGCTCGACGAGGCCGAGCGCGGCTTCTCCTTCATGCGCGACGGTCCGCTCGACATGCGCATGGGCGACGCGGGGCAGACCGCCGCGGACCTGGTCAACACCGCCGATCCGGCCGAGCTCGCGCGCATCTTCTTCGTCTATGGCGAGGAGCGGCAGAGCCGGCGCATCGCCGCGGCCATCGCCCGCCGCCGCGCCGAGCAGCCCTTCACCCGCACCCTCGAACTCGCCGAGTTCATCGAGAAGGCGCTGGGCGGGCGCCGCGGCGCCAAGGTCCATCCGGCGACCCGCGCCTTCCAGGGGCTGCGGATCGCGGTCAACGAGGAGCTGTCGGAGCTCGAGGCCGGCCTCGTCGCCGCCGAGCGCGCGCTGAAGCCGCAGGGCCGGCTCTGCGTCGTTACGTTCCACTCGCTGGAAGACAGAATCGTGAAGACCTTCCTCGCCGTGCGGGCGGGGCGGACGCCCTCGGGGTCGCGGCATGCGCCGCCGAGGGAAATCCAGGCTGAACCGAGCTTCCAGCTCCTCTTCAACGGCGCCCAGGCGCCGTCGGAGGCGGAAGTCGCGGCCAATCCCCGGGCCCGCTCGGCGAAGCTGCGGGCGGCGGTCAGGACGTCCGCGCCTGTCTGGAGGGAGGCGGCATGA
- a CDS encoding division/cell wall cluster transcriptional repressor MraZ, producing the protein MFLSTFEKQLDAKRRIVVPQEFRALAAGPFDGVFCFPSIEADCIEGGGKPLFDRYMGVIEELEFGDPLRTALETSVLGGMAKLSFDTAGRITLPETLCDMFGLTDWVVIVGLGDRFQIWSKDAFQAHRAAQREMAREGLAALRAQQRVARIGGQQ; encoded by the coding sequence ATGTTTCTCTCGACCTTCGAGAAGCAGCTGGACGCCAAGCGGCGCATCGTCGTGCCGCAGGAATTCCGCGCGCTCGCGGCCGGTCCCTTCGACGGCGTCTTCTGCTTCCCTTCCATCGAGGCCGACTGCATCGAAGGCGGCGGCAAGCCCCTGTTCGACCGCTACATGGGCGTGATCGAGGAGCTGGAGTTCGGCGACCCCCTGCGCACGGCGCTGGAGACCTCGGTGCTCGGCGGCATGGCCAAGCTCAGCTTCGACACCGCCGGCCGCATCACCCTGCCCGAAACCCTGTGCGACATGTTCGGCCTGACCGACTGGGTCGTGATCGTCGGCCTCGGCGACCGCTTCCAGATCTGGTCCAAGGACGCCTTCCAGGCCCACCGCGCCGCCCAGCGCGAGATGGCCCGCGAGGGTCTGGCGGCGCTGCGCGCCCAGCAGCGCGTCGCGCGGATCGGGGGGCAGCAGTGA
- a CDS encoding fatty acid desaturase, producing MTLSTDLLRGLRERLARYQRPSHGRSVREILVTALPLLSLWGAAVWMVGHGWWWAVALTIPAALFLVRLFMIQHDCGHASFFRSPTANAWTGRLIGVFTMTPYGYWRRTHAIHHATSGNLDRRTLGAVETLTVEEYRAKSWIGRLGYRLYRNPLVMFGLGPGYMFVLQHRLPIGLMREAPAWRSVLANTAGLAVLVTVQLWLGGVKGLLLVHLPIVLVAASIGVWLFYVQHQFEGAYWARNEDWKAPEAALLGSSHLDLPLPLRWLTANIGAHHIHHAAAKIPFYRLPQVMKDHPELREISRITLWDAMKTARLALWDEMSGRLVSFREARQAHRRATVAA from the coding sequence ATGACCCTGTCGACCGACCTGCTGCGCGGCCTCCGTGAACGCCTCGCCCGTTACCAGCGCCCCAGCCACGGACGCAGTGTCCGCGAGATCCTGGTGACCGCCCTGCCGCTGCTGAGCCTTTGGGGCGCGGCGGTGTGGATGGTCGGCCACGGCTGGTGGTGGGCGGTAGCCCTGACGATCCCGGCGGCCCTGTTCCTGGTGCGGCTGTTCATGATCCAGCACGACTGCGGCCACGCCTCCTTCTTCCGCTCGCCGACCGCCAACGCCTGGACCGGCCGCCTGATCGGCGTCTTCACCATGACGCCCTACGGCTACTGGCGCCGGACCCACGCCATCCACCACGCCACCTCCGGCAACCTCGACCGCCGCACCCTTGGCGCGGTCGAGACGCTGACGGTCGAGGAATATCGGGCCAAGTCGTGGATCGGCCGGCTGGGCTACCGGCTCTACCGCAACCCGCTGGTGATGTTCGGCCTCGGGCCCGGCTACATGTTCGTGCTGCAGCACCGCCTGCCGATCGGGCTGATGCGCGAGGCGCCGGCCTGGCGCAGCGTGCTCGCCAACACCGCTGGCCTGGCCGTGCTCGTGACCGTCCAGCTCTGGCTCGGCGGGGTGAAGGGCCTGCTGCTCGTCCACCTGCCGATCGTGCTGGTCGCCGCCTCGATCGGCGTCTGGCTGTTCTACGTCCAGCACCAGTTCGAGGGCGCCTACTGGGCCCGCAACGAGGACTGGAAGGCGCCGGAAGCCGCCCTGCTCGGCTCCTCGCACCTGGACCTGCCCCTGCCCCTGCGCTGGCTGACCGCCAACATCGGCGCCCACCACATCCACCACGCAGCCGCCAAGATCCCCTTCTACCGCCTGCCGCAGGTGATGAAGGACCACCCGGAGCTGCGCGAGATCAGCCGCATCACCCTGTGGGACGCGATGAAGACCGCCCGCCTGGCGCTGTGGGACGAGATGTCGGGCCGGCTGGTGTCGTTCCGCGAGGCGCGGCAGGCGCATCGCCGGGCCACCGTCGCGGCCTGA
- a CDS encoding M23 family metallopeptidase yields the protein MKLSTALAAGLLAAAAATAASAAEAADLTVKVCPAEALHAYPLAAGTRFQSLIVPSLAVANTGQTPAELTEVTLELLDKGVAVDSRRLSGEALAAGLKSGAAVQGGMLQMFGWQFCDGRLLGEKPALSPAPSLAPAAAGLVTNQVFGWKGSRDALRITATAMRAGKPETATLTIPVRADTVKTKMVFPLKGRWFVAVAGTPHGGHRWALPEAFAYDVARIGADDKSFRGEGAKFADYYAYGEPVLAAGDGTVVDVVADQPENPDVLRRPGESFEAYGDRAGAIQMALVAKGDRAIAGNAVIIDHGNGEYSLYAHLRPGSIKVKAGEKVSAGQPIAQLGASGNVTEPHLHFQVCDGASPLHCAGVPLAFGNVELPYADGPRAIQGGDIVVAR from the coding sequence ATGAAACTCTCGACCGCTCTCGCCGCCGGCCTGTTGGCTGCGGCCGCCGCCACCGCCGCCAGCGCCGCGGAAGCCGCCGACCTGACGGTGAAGGTCTGCCCGGCCGAGGCCCTGCACGCCTACCCGCTGGCCGCCGGGACCCGCTTCCAGTCTCTGATCGTGCCGAGCCTCGCCGTGGCCAACACCGGCCAGACGCCGGCCGAGCTGACCGAGGTGACCCTGGAGCTGCTCGACAAGGGCGTGGCGGTGGACAGCCGCCGCCTCTCCGGCGAGGCGCTGGCCGCGGGCCTGAAGAGCGGCGCGGCCGTCCAGGGCGGCATGCTGCAGATGTTCGGCTGGCAGTTCTGCGACGGGCGCCTGCTGGGCGAGAAGCCGGCGCTCTCCCCCGCCCCTAGCCTCGCGCCCGCCGCCGCCGGCCTCGTCACCAACCAGGTGTTCGGCTGGAAGGGCTCGCGCGACGCCCTGCGGATCACCGCCACGGCGATGCGCGCCGGCAAGCCGGAGACCGCGACGCTGACGATCCCGGTCCGCGCCGACACGGTGAAGACCAAGATGGTGTTCCCGCTGAAGGGTCGCTGGTTCGTGGCCGTGGCGGGCACGCCGCACGGCGGCCACCGCTGGGCCCTGCCCGAGGCCTTCGCCTACGACGTCGCCCGGATCGGCGCCGACGACAAATCCTTCCGCGGCGAGGGCGCGAAGTTCGCGGACTACTACGCCTATGGCGAGCCGGTCCTGGCGGCCGGCGACGGCACGGTGGTCGACGTGGTCGCCGACCAGCCGGAGAACCCCGACGTCCTGCGCCGGCCGGGCGAGAGCTTCGAGGCCTATGGCGACCGGGCCGGCGCTATCCAGATGGCCCTGGTGGCCAAGGGCGACCGGGCGATCGCCGGCAACGCGGTGATCATCGACCACGGCAACGGTGAGTACTCGCTCTACGCCCACCTCAGGCCTGGCAGCATCAAGGTGAAGGCCGGCGAGAAGGTCAGCGCCGGCCAGCCGATCGCCCAGCTCGGCGCCTCGGGCAACGTCACCGAGCCGCACCTGCACTTCCAGGTCTGCGACGGGGCGAGCCCGCTGCACTGCGCCGGCGTGCCGCTGGCCTTCGGCAACGTCGAGCTGCCCTACGCCGACGGCCCGCGGGCGATCCAGGGCGGCGACATCGTCGTCGCCCGCTGA
- a CDS encoding N-acetylmuramoyl-L-alanine amidase yields MTLQFIEAPSPNFGPRTAPPSMIVLHYTGMPTGEGALARLREEASQVSAHYLVEEDGRIFRLVAEERRAWHAGKSFWRGVTDVNTASIGIEIVNPGHEFGYRPFPEAQIAAVIDLVGDIRTRWQVEDVDIVGHADVAPDRKEDPGELFPWKRLAEAGHGLWAEPAAAPGAALKEGEESAAVFALQAGFTRLGYDSAPSGKFDDHTAAVVRAFQRHWRPERVDGVADGETRARLIALLRLMA; encoded by the coding sequence ATGACGCTCCAGTTCATCGAGGCGCCGTCGCCCAACTTCGGCCCGCGCACCGCGCCGCCGTCGATGATCGTGCTGCACTACACCGGCATGCCGACCGGGGAGGGGGCGCTCGCCCGGCTGCGCGAGGAGGCCTCCCAGGTCTCCGCCCACTACCTCGTCGAGGAGGATGGCCGGATTTTCCGCCTGGTGGCCGAGGAGCGCCGCGCCTGGCACGCCGGCAAGTCGTTCTGGCGCGGCGTCACCGACGTCAACACCGCCTCCATCGGGATCGAGATCGTCAACCCGGGCCACGAGTTCGGCTACCGGCCGTTCCCCGAAGCGCAGATCGCGGCCGTGATCGACCTCGTCGGCGACATCCGCACCCGCTGGCAGGTCGAGGACGTCGACATCGTCGGCCACGCCGACGTCGCGCCCGACCGCAAGGAGGATCCGGGCGAGCTCTTCCCGTGGAAGCGGCTGGCCGAAGCGGGGCACGGCCTCTGGGCCGAGCCGGCCGCCGCGCCCGGCGCGGCCCTCAAGGAAGGCGAGGAGAGCGCCGCGGTCTTCGCCCTGCAGGCCGGCTTCACCCGGCTCGGCTACGACAGCGCCCCGTCCGGCAAGTTCGACGACCACACCGCCGCCGTGGTCCGCGCCTTCCAGCGGCACTGGCGGCCCGAGCGCGTCGACGGCGTCGCTGACGGCGAAACCCGCGCCCGCCTCATCGCCCTGCTCCGCCTGATGGCCTGA
- a CDS encoding DMT family transporter — translation MSFRDFGALCLVCLVWASNNILSKYVVSGLGVPPMFYAAVRFAVVALAVFPWLLPAPRPRWRLIAVALLMGGGNFALLFIGFKTATPSAAAVVGQLGVPMTTLLSMVLLSEKVRWRRGVGIALTFLGAIAVMYDPHGFKVSPGLLYVVAAAFLGSLGAVMMKQMDGVKPLQFQAWVGFASFWPLAALSALFEPGAIGLATHAGWVFVGAVLYSALVVSVTAHTVYYALIQRYEANLISPLTLMTPLATIGLGVLIMHDPFDIRMAVGTVVALAGVLIIALRRNQVAAVLLALRSRGQ, via the coding sequence ATGTCTTTCCGCGACTTCGGCGCCCTCTGCCTCGTCTGCCTGGTCTGGGCCTCGAACAACATCCTGTCGAAGTATGTCGTCAGCGGACTGGGCGTGCCGCCGATGTTCTACGCCGCCGTGCGCTTCGCGGTGGTGGCGCTGGCGGTCTTTCCCTGGCTCCTGCCCGCGCCGCGGCCGCGCTGGCGGCTGATCGCCGTCGCGCTCCTGATGGGCGGCGGCAACTTCGCCCTGCTGTTCATCGGCTTCAAGACGGCGACGCCCTCGGCCGCCGCGGTGGTCGGCCAGCTCGGCGTGCCGATGACCACCCTGCTGTCCATGGTCCTGCTGAGCGAGAAGGTGCGGTGGCGGCGCGGCGTCGGCATCGCGCTGACCTTCCTGGGGGCCATCGCGGTCATGTACGACCCGCACGGCTTCAAGGTCTCGCCGGGCCTGCTCTATGTCGTGGCCGCCGCCTTCCTGGGCTCGCTGGGCGCGGTGATGATGAAGCAGATGGACGGGGTGAAGCCGCTGCAGTTCCAGGCCTGGGTGGGCTTCGCCTCCTTCTGGCCGCTGGCGGCGCTCTCGGCCCTCTTCGAGCCCGGCGCCATCGGCCTGGCGACTCACGCGGGCTGGGTGTTCGTCGGCGCGGTGCTCTACTCGGCGCTCGTCGTCTCGGTCACCGCCCACACGGTCTATTACGCGCTCATCCAGCGCTACGAGGCCAACCTCATCTCGCCGTTGACCCTGATGACGCCGCTCGCCACCATCGGCCTCGGCGTCCTCATCATGCACGATCCCTTCGATATCCGGATGGCCGTCGGGACCGTGGTGGCGCTCGCCGGGGTGCTGATCATCGCGCTCCGCCGCAACCAGGTCGCCGCCGTCCTCCTGGCCTTGAGGTCCCGCGGCCAATGA
- a CDS encoding arylamine N-acetyltransferase family protein, which yields MSPLVDLDAYCERIGYAGPREPTIEVLRALCRLHPAAIPFEAIDVLTGQGVDLRPEAVDAKLIGARRGGYCFEQNSLLARVLRSMGFEVEALIARSRWGRPLDDVRPRTHMALRVLIDGTPWLADVGLGVCTLTAPVRLDLAGPQPTLFDPVRLVPAGEELRLETLLSGEWRPVVDLDLRPQLEADFVGPNWYVSTHPESQFRRHLIVSRATRTARYGLLDNRLAIRPRGAPAEVRLLGVDELIRCLSRDFGLPVSPAWEPALARAATVAV from the coding sequence GTGAGCCCGCTTGTCGACCTCGACGCCTATTGCGAGCGCATCGGCTACGCCGGCCCGCGGGAGCCGACGATCGAGGTGCTGCGCGCGCTCTGCCGGCTGCACCCAGCCGCCATCCCCTTCGAGGCCATCGACGTGCTAACCGGCCAGGGCGTGGACCTCAGGCCCGAGGCCGTCGACGCCAAGCTGATCGGGGCCCGGCGGGGCGGCTACTGTTTCGAGCAGAACAGCCTCCTCGCGCGTGTGCTGCGCAGCATGGGGTTCGAGGTCGAGGCGCTGATCGCCCGCTCGCGATGGGGCCGGCCGCTCGACGACGTGCGGCCGCGCACCCACATGGCGCTGCGGGTCCTGATCGACGGGACGCCGTGGCTGGCCGATGTGGGGCTCGGCGTCTGCACCCTGACCGCGCCGGTGCGGCTCGACCTGGCCGGACCGCAGCCGACCCTCTTCGACCCTGTCCGTCTCGTGCCGGCCGGGGAGGAGCTGCGGTTGGAGACCTTGCTCTCCGGCGAATGGCGCCCGGTCGTCGACCTCGACCTGCGGCCCCAACTCGAGGCCGATTTCGTCGGACCGAACTGGTATGTCTCGACCCATCCGGAATCGCAGTTCCGCCGCCACCTGATCGTCTCGCGCGCGACCCGCACGGCGCGCTACGGCCTGCTCGACAATCGGCTCGCCATCCGCCCGCGCGGCGCCCCGGCCGAGGTCCGCCTGCTCGGCGTCGACGAGCTGATCCGCTGCCTGTCACGGGATTTCGGCCTGCCGGTCTCGCCCGCCTGGGAGCCGGCGCTGGCCCGGGCCGCGACCGTGGCCGTCTGA
- a CDS encoding UDP-N-acetylglucosamine 1-carboxyvinyltransferase has product MTRLVVNGGRPLSGRITPSANKNAVLPVLCATLLTRQPVTLRRVPDVTDVGKLLDFFRSLGSRVEADLNSGEVTIEHGPDLDPAGARLPAGMRSVVMLIPGLLHRFGRALIEDEAKGCTLGIREIDPHLEVFRAFGSRVQPAAGGILVTAPRVFAPARHWLDYASVTTTENFLMCAALAGGSSRLVNAACEPHVQEFSRFLQRMGGAIGGLGTSTLEVEGRPELTGADYAFEDDFHEVATFLALGAITGGQVEVRNDAPDQFALIDRTFAKFGVEVRHLGGWSRVLAGEPLKVRAPFTGHLLQKVEAAPWPYIPADLLPIFVALGARAEGSVLYWNKVYEGALGWTSELAKFGAHAVTCDPHRIITFGGHRLTPAEVESPYIIRVAIALLMIAASIPGRSVIRNADPIRRAHPNFVENLVSLGADVAWEEEP; this is encoded by the coding sequence GTGACCCGGCTGGTGGTGAACGGCGGACGGCCGCTCTCGGGGCGGATCACGCCCTCGGCGAACAAGAACGCGGTGCTGCCGGTGCTCTGCGCCACCCTGCTGACCCGTCAGCCCGTGACCCTCCGCCGCGTGCCCGACGTCACCGACGTCGGCAAGCTCCTGGACTTCTTCCGCTCCCTCGGAAGCCGGGTCGAGGCCGACCTGAATTCGGGTGAGGTGACGATCGAGCACGGCCCGGACCTCGATCCTGCGGGCGCCCGCCTGCCGGCCGGCATGCGCTCGGTGGTGATGCTCATCCCCGGCCTCCTGCACCGCTTCGGGCGGGCGCTGATCGAGGACGAGGCCAAGGGCTGCACCCTCGGGATTCGCGAGATCGATCCGCACCTGGAGGTGTTCCGGGCCTTCGGCTCGCGCGTGCAGCCGGCCGCCGGCGGCATCCTCGTCACCGCGCCGCGCGTCTTCGCCCCCGCCCGGCACTGGCTCGACTACGCCTCGGTCACCACGACCGAGAACTTCCTCATGTGCGCCGCCCTGGCCGGCGGATCCTCACGCCTGGTCAACGCCGCCTGCGAGCCGCACGTCCAGGAGTTCAGCCGCTTCCTGCAGCGGATGGGCGGCGCCATCGGCGGCCTCGGGACCTCCACCCTCGAGGTCGAGGGCCGGCCGGAGCTCACGGGGGCCGACTACGCTTTCGAGGACGACTTCCACGAGGTGGCCACGTTCCTGGCGCTCGGCGCCATCACCGGCGGCCAGGTGGAGGTGCGCAACGACGCCCCCGACCAGTTCGCCCTGATCGACCGCACCTTCGCCAAGTTCGGCGTCGAGGTCCGGCACCTGGGCGGCTGGTCCCGGGTCCTGGCCGGCGAGCCGCTCAAGGTCCGCGCCCCCTTCACCGGCCATCTCCTGCAGAAGGTCGAGGCCGCGCCTTGGCCCTACATCCCGGCCGACCTGCTGCCGATCTTCGTGGCGCTCGGGGCCCGGGCCGAGGGCTCGGTCCTCTACTGGAACAAGGTCTATGAGGGGGCGCTCGGCTGGACCTCCGAGCTCGCCAAGTTCGGCGCCCACGCCGTCACCTGCGACCCGCACCGGATCATCACCTTCGGCGGTCACCGCCTGACGCCCGCCGAGGTCGAGAGCCCCTACATCATCCGCGTCGCCATCGCCCTCTTGATGATCGCCGCCTCGATCCCCGGCCGCTCGGTGATCCGCAACGCCGACCCGATCCGCCGCGCCCATCCCAACTTCGTCGAAAACCTGGTGAGCCTCGGCGCCGACGTCGCCTGGGAGGAGGAACCGTGA
- the gcvA gene encoding LysR family transcriptional regulator, which produces MSRAQLPLNALRAFEASARHLSFTRAAAELFVTQAAVSHQVKALEQRLGVTLFRRLPRGLVLTDEGPALLPVVTDSFDRIGHTMQRFQGGAVREVLTLGVVGTFAVRWLLPRLGQFQETHPLIELRLLTHNNKVDLAAEGLDLAVRFGDGAWHGTLAEEIMTAPLSPLCTPKLAARLESPRDLASVPLLRPYRNQDWLAWFAAAGVEAPRLSGPVFDSSSLMVQAAVQGAGVALAPPKMFGRELHGRQLVQPFPIEVEAGSYWLTRLKSRPPTPAMAAFRDWTHSPEFRQAVYEEA; this is translated from the coding sequence ATGTCCCGCGCGCAGCTGCCGCTCAACGCCCTCCGCGCCTTCGAGGCTTCGGCGCGGCATCTCTCCTTCACCCGCGCGGCGGCGGAGCTGTTCGTCACCCAGGCGGCGGTGAGCCATCAGGTGAAGGCGCTGGAGCAGCGGCTCGGCGTCACCCTCTTCCGCCGGCTGCCGCGCGGCCTGGTGCTGACCGACGAGGGCCCGGCCCTGCTGCCGGTGGTCACCGACAGCTTCGACCGGATCGGCCACACCATGCAGCGTTTCCAGGGCGGCGCGGTGCGCGAGGTGCTGACGCTCGGCGTCGTGGGCACCTTCGCGGTGCGCTGGCTGCTGCCAAGGCTCGGCCAGTTCCAGGAGACGCACCCGCTGATCGAGCTGCGGCTCCTCACCCACAACAACAAGGTCGACCTGGCGGCCGAGGGGCTGGACCTGGCGGTGCGCTTCGGCGACGGCGCCTGGCACGGGACCCTGGCCGAGGAGATCATGACCGCGCCGCTGTCGCCGCTGTGCACGCCGAAGCTGGCGGCCCGGCTGGAGAGCCCGCGGGACCTGGCGAGCGTGCCCCTCCTGCGCCCCTACCGGAACCAGGACTGGCTGGCCTGGTTCGCCGCCGCCGGGGTGGAGGCGCCGCGGCTCTCCGGGCCGGTGTTCGATTCATCCAGCCTGATGGTGCAGGCCGCCGTCCAGGGCGCGGGCGTGGCCCTGGCGCCGCCGAAGATGTTCGGCCGCGAACTGCACGGCCGCCAGCTCGTCCAGCCGTTCCCGATCGAGGTGGAGGCCGGCAGCTACTGGCTCACCCGCCTGAAGTCGCGGCCGCCGACCCCGGCCATGGCCGCCTTCCGCGACTGGACCCATTCGCCGGAGTTCCGGCAGGCGGTCTACGAGGAGGCCTGA